A stretch of DNA from Candidatus Brocadiia bacterium:
GCCCCAGGGGCCGGGTCATTGGCGTGGATATGACGCCGGAGATGATAGCCAAGGCCCGGGCCAATGCACGCAAGGGCAATTACGCCAACGTCGAGTTCAGGGCCGGCGAGATAGAAAAACTACCGGTTGACGACGGCTCAATTGATATCATTATTTCCAACTGCGTTATCAACCTGTCGCCGGACAAGCCGGCCGTATTCAAGGAAGCGTTCCGGGTCCTGAAGCCGGGCGGACGGCTGATGGTTTCGGATATCGTTATGGTCAAGCCCATGCCCGCGGCCATAAAGAAATCCATCGGCGCCTATGTCGGTTGCCTGACCGGTGCGTTAATGAAGGCCGATTATATCCGGGCGGTCAAGGATGCCGGGTTTGGCAAGGTGGAGGTGCTTGACGAAGCCGCCTATCCGATAAAATACCTGGCCAACGACCCGACGGCCCAGGCATTGGCCCAGACGGTGAATGCCAGCTCCAAAGCGGTGCAAGAGGCGGCCAGGTCCGTGGCCAGCATCAAGGTCAGGGCAATCAAGGGGTAAGGGGGGTATCCAGCTGTACTGGGTAGGGTACTCAGCTATACGCACTAGGTATCCCAGCTATACCAGCCAGGGTATCCAGTATACCCAGGTAGTATACCTAACTGTGCTACCTAGGGTATCCAGTAACGGCAAGTAGTACCCCCAGCGCCGGCAGAAGGTATTCCGAGCTGTACCACCTAGTATATCCAGCGTTATTACCCGGTACCCCCAGCACCATTACCCTATACCCCTAACTAGTATAGGGTGTACCCCTAGCTACCCTACCCCGGGGGTGGGGGTAGGGTACCTCTACCCCCCAGGTAGGGAGGGGTAGGGTACCCCCTCTGATTATCTTGACACCAGGGCCGGAAGTGATAGTAATTCAATCTTTATTTTATTTATTAGAACGGAGCATAATTATGAACAGACAGAATATCTATCTGGACCGGTTTCAGAAGAAACTGGGCGAATTAAAACTGGACGCCTTCCTGGTCCTGAACACGGTCAATGTCCAGTATCTTTCGGGGTTTACCAGCGGCGATTCGTGGATGGTGGTGACGCCCAGCAAGGCATTCTTTATTACCGATTTCCGTTATGTCGAGCAGGCTGAGCAGGAACTCAATAACTGCAAGTTGGTCCGGCATACCAAGGGTTTGGTAGCCGAATCAATAAACCTGATGAAACAGTCTCGGGCCAAAAGGGTCGGTTTTGAGGACATTCATATCTCGCTGGCCCTGTTTAACGACCTCAAGAAGCGCACTCCCGCCAAGATAAAACTGATACCCCAGCAGAACGTCATTGAGACCCAGCGGATGATAAAGACGGCCGATGAGATTCGGCTTATCCGCCAGGCGGTTCGTTGCGCCGAGGAGGCCTTCAGCCGCATCCGCCGGTTTATCAGGCCGGGGCTGACTGAAAAGGATATCGGGTACAAGCTGGAATCATATCTCCGCGACGCCGGGGCCTTGGGCGGTTCTTTCCCGCCGATTATCGGCATCGACGAGCGCGGGGCTTTGCCTCACGCGCCGCTGACCGACAAGCCGGCCGGCAAGCAATGCGCCGTGTTGATAGACTGGGGCGCCAATTATAACGGCTACTGTTCTGACCTGACTCGGGTGCTGTTCCGGGGCAAGGTGCCGCCGCTGACCCGCCGGATTTACGATATTACGCTCGAGGCACAGAACCGGGCCATCGAAAAGGTCAGGCCGGGCGAGCTTATCGGCGCGGTTGACGACGCGGCCCGGGGCTGGATTGCCAAACACGGTTACGGCAAGTATTTCGGGCACGGACTGGGGCACGGCATCGGCCGGGGCGGGCACGAGATGCCGCGCATAGGCTCCAAATCTACCATGCCACTCCAGCCGGGGATGGTCTTTACCATCGAGCCGGGGATTTACCTGCCCGGCAAGGCCGGTGTGCGCATCGAGGATATGGTCATGGTTACCGATACCGGTTATGAACTGCTCACTCACGTGCCCAGGGAAATCAGGGATATGATTATTTAGCCACAGATTGCACGGATTTAATTTATGGCAGATGCGAAAAGACCAATTGCTATTACTGTGATTGGGTATGTTTCGCTGTTTTTTGCTTGCTTCATGATCTTGGGCAATATTATAAGTTATATCATTATCAAGTCACATGAAGCTAATTCCTCTTCATTTATTCTGCAAGAAAGCCCGCATAGATATATTAAAATAGCAGCGTTTTTGTCAGTACTATTCGGGGTATTCTTGTTAAAAGCAAGTATAGATTTTCTAAAGCTGCGTGCTTGGGCAAGAAAAGCTATTGAAATAATTTCTTGGGTATGGATAGTCTATGTGGCAGGCCTTATTGTATTTATAACAGTCAGGTATTTTATGGTAGGCGACGGAAATCTGTTAGCAATTCCATTGATAATAATGGGTATAATTATGGCCTCAATGGGTGCGATACCCTCTATTGCAATTATTTACCTTTTAAGAAGTAGATCTATAAAAGATGTATTTGGTAATAAAACATCTCAAGAGACAACTAATAAGTAATCCGTAAAAGCCAGTTTCAACCTGATTAATTTAATCCGTGTAATCTGTGGCTAAAAATATGCGTTACGAAGAGCCGGTTTACCGCCCGCCGTCCGAGTCGGACAGCCTGATTATCCAGGCGACCATAGGCTGCCCGCACAACAAGTGCTCCTTTTGCGGAATGTATAAAGGCAAGCGCTTCCGCATCCGTAAGGTGGCTGACATCAAGGAAGACTTGCTTGCGGCCCGGGATACCTACGGCCCCGACACCATACATTCGATATTTTTCGCTGACGGCAACACTATCATCATGCGCACCTCACAGCTGGCTGAGATATTAGCCTATTCATACGAGATTTTTCCCAAGCTTCAGCGGATAACCCTTTACGCCTCGGCTAAGTTCATTAAGTTCAAGACTCTGGCCGAGTTGGAAACTCTCCGTAAGGCTGGACTGAAAAGGGTGCATAAGGGGTTG
This window harbors:
- a CDS encoding Xaa-Pro peptidase family protein, yielding MNRQNIYLDRFQKKLGELKLDAFLVLNTVNVQYLSGFTSGDSWMVVTPSKAFFITDFRYVEQAEQELNNCKLVRHTKGLVAESINLMKQSRAKRVGFEDIHISLALFNDLKKRTPAKIKLIPQQNVIETQRMIKTADEIRLIRQAVRCAEEAFSRIRRFIRPGLTEKDIGYKLESYLRDAGALGGSFPPIIGIDERGALPHAPLTDKPAGKQCAVLIDWGANYNGYCSDLTRVLFRGKVPPLTRRIYDITLEAQNRAIEKVRPGELIGAVDDAARGWIAKHGYGKYFGHGLGHGIGRGGHEMPRIGSKSTMPLQPGMVFTIEPGIYLPGKAGVRIEDMVMVTDTGYELLTHVPREIRDMII
- the arsM gene encoding arsenite methyltransferase, with amino-acid sequence MKKSDIKKIVKAGYGKIAKSESSCCGSGCGCGGGGVGLSQSISRGIGYSDAEIKAVPDGANLGLGCGNPLALASLKPGETVLDLGSGAGFDCFLASKKVGPRGRVIGVDMTPEMIAKARANARKGNYANVEFRAGEIEKLPVDDGSIDIIISNCVINLSPDKPAVFKEAFRVLKPGGRLMVSDIVMVKPMPAAIKKSIGAYVGCLTGALMKADYIRAVKDAGFGKVEVLDEAAYPIKYLANDPTAQALAQTVNASSKAVQEAARSVASIKVRAIKG